The proteins below come from a single Microbulbifer sp. Q7 genomic window:
- a CDS encoding BLUF domain-containing protein has protein sequence MSELIRLVYASRAAFAPAPVQQGVEPSVGRILMQSRKNNTEANIGGVLYFGDGYFFQALEGDRVAVNRTYQRITADSRHSEVTILSLKTVPKRLFADWSMKYVPAEEAVRQFIRARSYQRFEPLKFQEEEAEALVALFQQQGDVGGQVQKTGFGPLWLRRLFG, from the coding sequence ATGAGTGAATTGATTCGACTGGTGTACGCCAGCCGCGCCGCGTTTGCGCCCGCGCCGGTTCAGCAGGGGGTTGAGCCATCGGTGGGGCGCATCCTGATGCAAAGCCGAAAAAACAATACCGAAGCCAATATTGGTGGGGTGTTGTATTTTGGCGATGGTTACTTCTTTCAGGCGCTGGAGGGCGATCGCGTCGCCGTAAACCGGACCTACCAGCGCATTACCGCGGATTCCCGCCACAGTGAGGTGACTATCCTTTCACTGAAAACGGTGCCCAAACGCCTGTTTGCCGACTGGTCGATGAAATACGTGCCCGCGGAAGAGGCAGTGCGACAGTTTATCCGCGCGCGCAGTTACCAGCGCTTTGAGCCGCTCAAGTTTCAGGAAGAGGAAGCGGAGGCCCTGGTCGCACTGTTTCAGCAGCAGGGCGATGTGGGTGGCCAAGTGCAAAAAACCGGTTTTGGGCCACTCTGGTTGCGCAGATTATTTGGTTGA
- a CDS encoding heme-binding protein: protein MATEEPQYTVTEKAEPFELRTYQPRIVAEVVVSGTMDEASGKGFRLLANYIFGNNTARSGGSQKIDMTAPVGMEPQSEKISMTAPVSMQESDGRWRVSFVMPSSYTMDSLPRPNNAAVSIREIPETHYAVIRFSGLTGAKRVAEKTADLQAWLQQKGLNATGAPEMARYNPPWTLPFLRRNEIMVQYQPQ, encoded by the coding sequence ATGGCGACAGAGGAACCGCAATACACGGTGACTGAGAAGGCTGAACCGTTCGAGCTGCGCACCTACCAGCCACGCATCGTGGCGGAGGTGGTGGTGAGCGGCACCATGGACGAGGCGTCGGGCAAGGGATTTCGCCTGCTGGCAAACTACATCTTTGGCAATAACACGGCGCGCAGTGGCGGCAGCCAGAAGATTGATATGACCGCGCCGGTGGGTATGGAGCCACAGTCAGAAAAGATCAGCATGACGGCACCGGTCAGCATGCAGGAGAGCGACGGCCGCTGGCGTGTTTCGTTCGTCATGCCCAGCAGTTACACCATGGATTCCCTGCCCCGCCCGAATAATGCCGCGGTTTCCATTCGCGAGATTCCCGAAACCCACTACGCGGTCATCCGCTTCTCCGGACTGACGGGCGCGAAACGGGTTGCAGAAAAAACGGCAGACTTGCAGGCATGGCTGCAGCAAAAGGGGCTAAACGCAACCGGCGCACCAGAGATGGCCCGTTACAACCCGCCGTGGACACTGCCGTTCTTGCGCAGAAATGAAATCATGGTGCAATATCAGCCGCAGTAG
- a CDS encoding class I SAM-dependent methyltransferase, with translation MPEKTWDDYAESWDSNNAVIDYANHAFESLAPVLAAIGDGTARVLDFGCGTGLLTEKLSPRVGRIVALDPSEKMISVLEGKQLGNIETIQSMLSPDLISIDSRLHNRFDLIVASSALAFVPDYPHTVHLLASLLKDNGYLVQWDWLLEDGGTGPGFTEAQLHTAFEQAQLTDIQVTRPFSMQMEGTRLPVVMAVGRNRR, from the coding sequence ATGCCTGAAAAAACATGGGACGATTACGCCGAGAGCTGGGACAGCAATAACGCGGTGATCGACTATGCGAACCATGCCTTCGAGTCCCTCGCACCGGTGCTGGCAGCGATCGGTGATGGAACGGCCCGAGTACTGGATTTTGGTTGCGGCACCGGACTGTTGACGGAGAAACTCTCACCGCGAGTCGGCCGTATCGTTGCGCTCGACCCCTCCGAGAAGATGATCTCGGTGCTGGAAGGCAAACAGCTGGGTAACATTGAGACGATTCAATCAATGCTATCGCCAGACCTCATCAGCATCGATTCGCGATTGCACAATCGGTTCGACCTGATTGTTGCCTCTTCCGCGCTCGCCTTTGTGCCGGACTACCCGCACACCGTCCACTTGCTGGCGTCCCTGCTCAAGGACAATGGCTACCTGGTGCAATGGGACTGGCTACTGGAAGATGGGGGCACGGGCCCAGGGTTTACCGAAGCACAGCTGCACACCGCCTTTGAGCAAGCGCAACTCACCGACATTCAGGTAACCCGGCCTTTCAGTATGCAAATGGAAGGCACTCGTCTGCCGGTGGTGATGGCTGTGGGCAGAAACCGTCGCTGA